From a region of the Brevibacterium siliguriense genome:
- the aceB gene encoding malate synthase A, with translation MTAHIENLDIPAGMEITGELPDGAEKVLTPKALELIVDLHRKFNGDRLERLEARKVRQAEIAAGKDLDFLPETAEVRNDPSWQVAPPAPGLEDRRVEVTGPTYKKMTINALNSGAKVWLADQEDANTPQWDSVIQGQINLLDSLNREIDFTSPEGKEYKLAPDEDLPTIVVRPRGWHMPEKHILIDGEETSGSLVDFALYFATAGQVQIEKGRGPYFYLAKMESHLEARLWNQVFEHAEDAFGLARGTIRATVLIETYTAAFEMEEILYELREHSAGLNAGRWDYIFSVIKNFRSRGSDFLLPDRSDVTMTVPFMRAYTELLVRTCHKRGAHAIGGMSAFVPSKDEAANKAAFDKVREDKSREASNGFDGSWVAHPGMVALCKEVFTETLGDKPNQIDNKREDVSVAASDLLDVKSTPGSMTEAGLRTNVSVGIQYLRAWLEGNGAVAINGLMEDAATAEISRSQVWQWHDAGITLDSGEKVTKELVERIVAEEVAKLPGDDAGWKDATDTFVSVALDPEYVDFLTLPAYARMP, from the coding sequence ATGACCGCTCATATCGAAAACCTGGACATCCCCGCCGGGATGGAGATCACCGGTGAGCTGCCGGACGGGGCTGAGAAGGTCCTCACGCCCAAGGCGCTTGAGCTCATCGTCGACCTGCACCGGAAGTTCAACGGCGACCGTCTCGAGCGACTCGAAGCTCGCAAGGTCCGCCAGGCCGAAATCGCCGCTGGCAAGGACCTCGACTTCCTGCCCGAGACCGCCGAAGTCCGCAACGACCCGTCCTGGCAGGTCGCACCTCCGGCTCCCGGCCTCGAAGACCGCCGCGTCGAGGTCACCGGCCCAACGTACAAGAAGATGACGATCAACGCGCTCAACTCGGGTGCGAAGGTGTGGCTGGCCGACCAGGAAGACGCGAACACCCCGCAGTGGGACTCGGTCATCCAGGGCCAGATCAACCTGCTCGACTCGCTCAACCGCGAAATCGACTTCACCTCCCCCGAGGGCAAGGAATACAAGCTCGCTCCCGACGAGGATCTGCCGACCATCGTCGTGCGTCCCCGCGGCTGGCATATGCCCGAGAAGCACATCCTCATCGACGGTGAGGAGACCTCCGGTTCGCTCGTCGACTTCGCGCTCTACTTCGCGACCGCCGGCCAGGTCCAGATCGAGAAGGGCCGCGGACCCTACTTCTACCTCGCGAAGATGGAATCCCACCTCGAGGCCCGCCTGTGGAATCAGGTCTTCGAGCACGCCGAGGATGCCTTCGGCCTGGCCCGCGGCACCATCCGGGCCACCGTGCTCATCGAGACCTACACCGCGGCCTTCGAGATGGAAGAGATCCTCTACGAACTGCGCGAGCACTCGGCCGGACTCAATGCCGGCCGCTGGGACTACATCTTCTCCGTGATCAAGAACTTCCGCTCGCGCGGCTCCGACTTCCTGCTGCCGGACCGTTCGGACGTGACGATGACGGTGCCGTTCATGCGGGCCTACACCGAACTGCTCGTGCGCACCTGCCACAAGCGCGGGGCACATGCCATCGGGGGAATGTCCGCATTCGTCCCTTCGAAGGACGAAGCCGCGAACAAGGCCGCCTTCGACAAGGTCCGCGAAGACAAGTCGCGTGAGGCCTCCAACGGCTTCGACGGTTCCTGGGTCGCTCACCCCGGAATGGTGGCTCTGTGCAAGGAGGTCTTCACGGAGACCCTCGGCGACAAGCCCAACCAGATCGACAACAAGCGCGAAGACGTCAGCGTCGCCGCCTCTGATCTCCTCGACGTGAAGTCGACCCCGGGTTCGATGACCGAGGCCGGTCTGCGCACCAACGTGTCCGTCGGCATCCAGTACCTGCGCGCCTGGCTCGAGGGCAACGGCGCGGTCGCCATCAACGGACTCATGGAGGACGCCGCGACCGCCGAGATCTCCCGCTCCCAGGTGTGGCAGTGGCACGATGCCGGAATCACGCTGGACTCCGGTGAGAAGGTGACGAAGGAGCTCGTCGAGCGCATCGTCGCCGAGGAGGTCGCCAAGCTGCCCGGCGACGACGCAGGTTGGAAGGACGCCACCGACACCTTCGTCTCGGTCGCCCTCGACCCCGAATACGTCGACTTCCTCACCCTGCCGGCTTACGCCCGCATGCCGTGA
- a CDS encoding L-lactate permease: protein MTPRIGLTVDNLAVAALLALSPILLAGILLIGFRWPAKYAMPVGLIAAALVANFAWKIEWVTIGASVVQGLLVAIGLLWIVFGALLLLATITRSGAIETIRSGFIAISPDRRVQVIIVAWLFGSFIEGAAGFGTPAAVVAPLMLALGFPAIAAVLAGLIIQSTPVSFGAVGTPMVLGIGSGLAQEDGSMSADVAERAGQLGLDQAEFVAHTATQVALIHACCGILIPLLLSCLMTGFFGATRRFADGLAIAPFAIYAALAMIVPYLIVANVLGPEFPSLLGGLIGLAIVVTTSRMGFLMPKKTWDFAPREKWPAFWMGTVDPNKEKAQLTKKMSLARAWSPYLIVVALLLVTRNVPAIKEFLNGPAVIKIDNIFGTPISQNMDLLWSPGAIFVLACGLTYFIHRMTKKQIAGSWQIAGSQIAGAAVALLCSLPLVRVFINSGADYNGAGLESMPVTLAEAAASSVGDAWPLFAPFVGALGAFVAGSNTVSNVMFSQFQFSTGTAIGAASPETVVAAQAVGGAAGNMVAVHNVVAASATVGLIGREGELIRRTSIPMLVYSLTAGALAFIGLNGLGFNAGTVVLTAIVIGLAVVVVMIRRSPGKPLPGLEAVAGSAAKADGIAEGTDGRSARGGSSDIDDDEPEPTHRA from the coding sequence ATGACGCCGCGGATCGGACTCACGGTGGACAACCTCGCTGTTGCAGCTCTTTTGGCCCTCTCGCCCATCCTCTTGGCCGGAATCCTTCTCATCGGCTTCCGCTGGCCCGCCAAATACGCGATGCCGGTCGGCCTGATCGCCGCCGCGTTGGTGGCGAACTTCGCGTGGAAGATCGAGTGGGTGACGATCGGCGCCTCGGTCGTCCAGGGCCTTCTCGTCGCGATCGGCCTGCTGTGGATCGTCTTCGGTGCGCTTCTGCTGCTGGCCACGATCACACGGTCCGGAGCAATCGAGACGATCCGCTCCGGCTTCATCGCGATCTCCCCTGACCGACGGGTGCAGGTCATCATCGTCGCCTGGCTCTTCGGCTCCTTCATCGAGGGTGCCGCCGGCTTCGGCACTCCGGCCGCCGTCGTCGCTCCGCTGATGCTCGCCCTCGGCTTCCCTGCGATCGCCGCTGTGCTCGCCGGTCTCATCATCCAGTCGACCCCGGTGAGCTTCGGCGCGGTGGGCACTCCGATGGTGCTGGGCATCGGCTCAGGGCTGGCGCAGGAGGACGGGTCGATGTCGGCCGATGTCGCCGAACGTGCCGGCCAGCTCGGCCTCGACCAGGCCGAGTTCGTCGCTCACACGGCCACGCAGGTCGCGCTCATCCACGCCTGCTGCGGCATCCTCATCCCCCTTCTGCTCTCGTGCCTGATGACCGGGTTCTTCGGTGCCACCCGGCGCTTCGCCGACGGTCTGGCCATCGCCCCGTTCGCGATCTACGCGGCCCTGGCGATGATCGTTCCCTACCTCATCGTGGCCAATGTGCTCGGGCCCGAGTTCCCGTCGCTGCTCGGTGGGCTCATCGGTCTGGCCATCGTCGTGACGACCTCGCGGATGGGCTTCCTCATGCCGAAGAAGACCTGGGACTTCGCTCCGCGTGAGAAGTGGCCGGCGTTCTGGATGGGCACCGTCGATCCGAACAAGGAGAAGGCGCAGCTGACCAAGAAGATGTCGCTGGCCCGCGCCTGGTCGCCCTACCTCATCGTCGTCGCGCTTCTCCTCGTCACACGCAACGTGCCCGCGATCAAGGAGTTCCTCAACGGTCCGGCCGTGATCAAGATCGACAACATCTTCGGCACTCCGATCAGCCAGAACATGGATCTGCTGTGGTCGCCCGGCGCGATCTTCGTCCTCGCCTGCGGGCTGACGTACTTCATCCACCGGATGACGAAGAAGCAGATCGCCGGCTCCTGGCAGATCGCCGGTTCGCAGATCGCCGGCGCGGCCGTCGCCCTGCTGTGCTCCCTGCCGCTGGTGCGCGTGTTCATCAACTCCGGTGCCGACTACAACGGCGCTGGCCTGGAATCGATGCCGGTCACCCTCGCCGAGGCGGCCGCCAGTTCCGTGGGTGACGCCTGGCCGCTGTTCGCCCCGTTCGTCGGTGCCCTGGGTGCCTTCGTCGCCGGATCGAACACCGTCTCGAACGTCATGTTCTCGCAGTTCCAGTTCTCCACCGGCACCGCGATCGGTGCTGCCAGCCCTGAGACCGTGGTCGCGGCTCAGGCGGTCGGCGGCGCCGCTGGAAATATGGTGGCCGTGCACAACGTCGTGGCCGCCTCGGCGACGGTGGGACTCATCGGTCGGGAGGGCGAGCTCATCCGGCGGACCTCGATCCCGATGCTCGTCTACTCATTGACTGCGGGAGCCCTGGCGTTCATCGGCCTCAACGGGCTGGGCTTCAACGCGGGCACCGTCGTCCTCACTGCGATTGTCATCGGCCTCGCCGTCGTCGTGGTGATGATCCGCCGCTCGCCAGGCAAACCGCTGCCGGGCCTTGAGGCAGTCGCCGGCAGCGCAGCCAAGGCCGACGGGATTGCTGAAGGCACAGACGGGCGTTCAGCTCGCGGTGGCAGCTCTGACATCGACGATGACGAACCGGAGCCCACGCACCGGGCCTGA
- a CDS encoding universal stress protein: MTDLYSAPQRRFPAPSLQVTASPNISSAAATVVLALRPDTSDKVLEQAITAALRENAAVQAVVFGTDTTTAPSTSPLAECTKLGAALAEAGLEYAVHRSGPDPAEQILGLADEHDAAVIVMSTKRRSPVVKLLLGSSAQQVILEAECPVLLVK, encoded by the coding sequence ATGACTGATCTCTATTCGGCTCCGCAACGCCGATTCCCCGCCCCGTCCCTGCAGGTCACCGCCTCACCGAACATCAGTTCGGCTGCCGCGACCGTAGTCCTGGCGCTGCGTCCGGATACCTCGGACAAGGTGCTCGAGCAGGCGATCACCGCAGCCCTCCGTGAGAACGCGGCGGTGCAGGCGGTCGTGTTCGGCACGGATACGACGACAGCACCGTCGACGTCTCCCCTGGCCGAGTGCACTAAGTTGGGTGCCGCCCTCGCCGAGGCGGGACTCGAGTATGCCGTCCACCGCTCCGGCCCCGACCCGGCTGAGCAGATCCTCGGCCTGGCCGACGAGCACGACGCTGCGGTGATCGTCATGAGCACGAAGCGCCGCTCACCGGTGGTGAAGCTGCTGCTCGGGTCGAGCGCGCAGCAGGTTATCCTCGAAGCCGAGTGCCCGGTGCTGTTGGTGAAGTAG
- a CDS encoding FAD-binding oxidoreductase — MSLTTDELPRLASPGSIAELSELMARAHAENRTVAVFGGGTAFDDHPPASTPGLLIDLTSIAEVAVSSGAGDTIRAGAGSRITALNRFAAQSGQEILADLPLDRIDAGATLGGMIATAATGPRSLRRPRLAETVLSMTTVAADGTIARTAHGLHPELGGRDLRSLITGSWGTRAIIAEAEIGLTRRPEAQRFVWIPVTETAADLLVARRVPDAVVIERPPGSPATTVVLIEGETGEVEAEVGHLVAWNPGATPCGEPGWWGSRARLAATIGVSVAPSFIPTLIDAVDRLETTIGYPLQLRGSATGSFELGIGAPESEPGMATRVVLEHLRSFGLHHVAAWLIHAPAPVWGEVDAWGPRPGRQGLQELKALVDPRGILAPGRGTAGI; from the coding sequence ATGAGCCTGACCACAGACGAACTGCCCCGACTGGCCAGTCCCGGCAGCATCGCCGAACTCTCCGAGCTCATGGCCCGCGCCCATGCCGAGAACCGCACCGTCGCTGTGTTCGGCGGCGGCACCGCCTTCGATGATCATCCGCCAGCGTCCACTCCGGGCCTGCTCATCGATCTGACCTCGATCGCCGAGGTGGCCGTCAGTTCCGGTGCAGGCGACACGATCCGTGCCGGAGCCGGATCCCGGATCACCGCGCTGAACAGGTTCGCCGCTCAGTCCGGGCAGGAGATCCTCGCCGACCTTCCCCTCGACCGAATCGACGCCGGCGCCACCCTCGGCGGAATGATCGCAACTGCGGCCACCGGACCCCGCAGCCTGCGCCGGCCTCGGCTGGCCGAGACCGTGTTGTCCATGACGACCGTCGCCGCCGACGGGACCATCGCCCGCACCGCTCACGGTCTCCACCCGGAGCTGGGCGGCCGCGATCTGCGCAGCCTCATCACCGGATCCTGGGGGACCCGAGCGATCATCGCTGAGGCAGAAATCGGTCTGACCCGGCGACCCGAAGCGCAGAGATTCGTGTGGATCCCCGTCACCGAGACTGCCGCCGATCTCCTTGTCGCACGCCGTGTCCCCGATGCCGTCGTCATCGAACGCCCACCCGGGTCACCGGCGACGACGGTAGTCCTTATTGAAGGGGAGACCGGCGAAGTCGAGGCCGAAGTCGGCCACCTCGTCGCCTGGAACCCTGGCGCGACTCCGTGTGGGGAACCGGGCTGGTGGGGGAGCAGAGCGCGACTGGCCGCGACCATCGGGGTGTCGGTGGCACCGAGCTTCATCCCGACCCTCATCGATGCCGTCGACCGGCTGGAGACGACGATCGGTTATCCGCTGCAGCTGCGCGGAAGCGCAACGGGGTCGTTCGAATTAGGCATCGGCGCTCCGGAATCCGAACCGGGAATGGCCACCCGCGTGGTCCTCGAACATCTGCGCAGCTTCGGCCTGCACCATGTCGCCGCCTGGCTCATCCATGCACCAGCACCGGTCTGGGGCGAGGTTGACGCGTGGGGGCCGCGTCCGGGGCGTCAGGGCCTGCAGGAGCTGAAGGCGCTCGTCGACCCGCGCGGGATTCTGGCACCGGGTCGGGGAACCGCCGGGATCTAG
- a CDS encoding CitMHS family transporter gives MLVILGFAMIFVFMTLIMTKRLSPILALILVPTIFGLFAGAGLGIGDMVMDAIASMSSTAALLLFAIIYFGIMIDVGLFDKLVDFILKVAGNDPVRVVLGTALLTGAVSLDGDGSTTFIVVTAAMLPIYQRLEMSPVVLTCVAGLINGTLNIVPWGGPTARASSALQIDANEIFVPMVPSLVAGLLVCFVFAYVLGISERRRLAKNGVAWVEDRGSNRRRDLVGAVAGARAATGSASTSSSAATGGHGAGNSGAASAIDGTTTEAAPVSANDTDGSAGTGSGLSNTALDPNRSTLRPKLFWFNLALTVAVMVLLIIDILPLPYLFMIGTVIALMVNFPKMKDQQEELASHATAIISVVAMVMAAGVLTGIMSGTGMVDAMAEWLVAVIPNSMGPYMAVITGLLSIPMTFFMSNDAFYFGILPVLAETASHFGVSAADMARASITGQPVHMQSPLVPAILLLVSLSGVELGDHHKKVLWRALIVALVMLAVGVAVGVIGIG, from the coding sequence GTGCTTGTCATTCTCGGTTTTGCCATGATCTTCGTCTTCATGACGCTGATCATGACCAAACGACTCTCGCCGATCCTCGCACTCATCCTCGTGCCCACGATCTTCGGCCTCTTCGCCGGGGCCGGTCTGGGCATTGGGGACATGGTCATGGACGCGATCGCCTCGATGTCGTCAACGGCAGCGCTGCTGCTCTTCGCCATCATCTACTTCGGCATCATGATCGACGTCGGCCTCTTCGACAAGCTCGTCGACTTCATCCTCAAGGTCGCCGGCAACGACCCCGTCAGAGTCGTCCTCGGCACCGCGCTGCTCACCGGTGCCGTGTCCCTCGACGGTGACGGATCGACGACGTTCATCGTCGTCACCGCGGCCATGCTGCCTATCTACCAGCGCCTCGAGATGTCACCGGTGGTGCTCACCTGCGTGGCCGGTCTCATCAACGGCACCCTCAACATCGTCCCGTGGGGCGGACCGACGGCACGAGCCTCCTCGGCGCTGCAGATCGACGCGAACGAGATCTTCGTCCCCATGGTTCCGTCGCTGGTGGCGGGCCTGCTTGTGTGCTTCGTCTTCGCCTATGTGCTCGGCATCTCCGAACGCCGTCGCCTGGCCAAGAACGGCGTTGCCTGGGTCGAGGACCGCGGATCGAACCGCCGCAGGGACCTCGTCGGCGCCGTGGCCGGAGCCCGCGCCGCCACCGGCTCAGCCTCGACCAGCAGCTCAGCCGCGACCGGCGGTCACGGGGCGGGGAACTCCGGTGCCGCCTCGGCGATCGATGGCACCACCACCGAGGCGGCCCCCGTCTCCGCGAACGACACAGACGGATCCGCCGGAACTGGTTCGGGCCTGTCGAACACCGCGCTCGATCCCAACCGCTCGACCCTGCGACCGAAGCTGTTCTGGTTCAACCTGGCCCTGACCGTGGCCGTCATGGTCCTGCTCATCATCGACATCCTGCCGCTGCCGTACCTGTTCATGATCGGCACCGTCATCGCGCTCATGGTCAACTTCCCGAAGATGAAGGACCAGCAGGAGGAGCTCGCTTCCCACGCCACCGCGATCATCTCCGTCGTGGCCATGGTCATGGCCGCGGGCGTGCTCACCGGCATCATGTCCGGCACCGGAATGGTCGATGCGATGGCCGAATGGCTGGTCGCGGTCATCCCGAACTCGATGGGGCCCTATATGGCCGTCATCACCGGTCTGCTGTCGATCCCGATGACGTTCTTCATGAGCAACGACGCCTTCTACTTCGGCATCCTGCCCGTGCTCGCCGAGACCGCCTCCCACTTCGGCGTCTCTGCGGCCGATATGGCCCGCGCGTCGATCACCGGCCAGCCCGTGCACATGCAGTCGCCGCTGGTGCCCGCGATCCTGCTGCTTGTCTCACTGTCCGGCGTCGAGCTCGGCGATCACCATAAGAAGGTGCTGTGGCGTGCGCTCATCGTCGCCCTCGTCATGCTCGCCGTGGGTGTCGCCGTCGGCGTCATCGGAATCGGCTGA
- the dapA gene encoding 4-hydroxy-tetrahydrodipicolinate synthase yields MAILGDQAAATAIDAFGSVGTAMVTPFKRDGSIDYASVEKVANHLVELGNDMLVVSGTTGESPTTTDDEKVELIRVVRGVIGKRARIVAGTGNNVTAHTIELSRRSADAGADGILLVTPYYSKPTQPAIEAHMRAAADSTDLPVMLYDIPGRAGAPIITDTLLRLSDHPNILAVKDAKGDLFASSFVMNNSSLVYYSGEDALNLPLLSLGALGLVSVAGHVCSDRFAAMVAAVANNDLNTARTLSRDTADVVDALMNHMPGVISAKAALQAQGILDNRDVRMPLLPADEEQMAFVAAQLTRSGYLSE; encoded by the coding sequence ATGGCGATTCTCGGTGACCAGGCAGCAGCGACTGCCATTGATGCGTTCGGTTCCGTCGGCACTGCAATGGTGACTCCATTCAAGCGCGACGGCAGCATCGACTATGCGTCCGTGGAGAAGGTGGCGAACCACCTCGTCGAGCTCGGCAATGACATGCTCGTCGTCTCCGGCACCACCGGAGAATCTCCGACGACGACCGATGACGAGAAGGTCGAACTCATCCGCGTCGTCCGCGGTGTCATCGGCAAGCGGGCGAGGATCGTCGCCGGCACCGGCAACAACGTCACCGCACACACCATCGAGCTCTCCCGCCGTTCGGCCGATGCCGGAGCCGACGGGATCCTGCTCGTCACCCCGTACTATTCGAAGCCGACCCAGCCGGCGATCGAAGCCCATATGCGCGCGGCCGCCGACTCCACCGACCTGCCGGTCATGCTCTATGACATTCCCGGCCGTGCCGGTGCCCCGATCATCACGGACACCCTGCTGCGGCTCTCGGACCACCCGAACATCCTCGCGGTCAAGGACGCCAAGGGCGACCTCTTCGCTTCCTCGTTCGTCATGAACAACTCCTCGCTCGTGTACTACTCCGGCGAAGACGCCCTCAACCTGCCGCTGCTGTCCCTCGGAGCCCTCGGACTCGTGTCCGTGGCCGGGCACGTCTGCTCGGACCGGTTCGCAGCCATGGTCGCCGCAGTGGCGAACAACGACCTCAACACCGCACGCACCCTTTCCCGCGACACCGCGGACGTAGTGGATGCGCTCATGAACCACATGCCGGGAGTGATCTCGGCGAAGGCCGCTCTGCAGGCCCAAGGAATACTCGACAACCGCGACGTGCGTATGCCGCTGCTCCCAGCTGATGAGGAGCAGATGGCGTTCGTCGCCGCCCAATTGACCAGGAGTGGTTACCTCAGTGAATAA
- a CDS encoding DUF899 family protein, which translates to MDPNPAEVSDDSIPGSPPIVDMSTWTEASAALLAREKALTRESDSIAAARRRLPMVEVERFVAFMGYRAPWYSVRGLAAPIGGAMGNLQCYLRRGDRVFITYSTTGRGIERVSPFLGLLDITPYGRREGWEEVPEGWPDPIDAGAPVGGHGAPISSCWRTTVDGVPDWGPSSRPVPQWTRKGATAATTLGREGSCH; encoded by the coding sequence ATGGACCCGAATCCCGCAGAAGTGTCGGATGATTCCATTCCCGGCAGCCCGCCCATCGTCGATATGAGCACGTGGACCGAGGCGAGTGCCGCTCTGCTCGCGCGAGAGAAGGCGCTGACCCGCGAATCCGATTCGATTGCCGCCGCTCGCCGGCGCCTGCCGATGGTCGAGGTCGAGCGCTTTGTCGCCTTCATGGGCTATCGCGCACCCTGGTACTCCGTCCGTGGCCTCGCTGCACCGATCGGCGGTGCGATGGGCAATCTCCAGTGCTACCTGCGCCGAGGCGACCGAGTGTTCATCACGTACTCGACGACGGGCCGCGGCATCGAGAGGGTGAGTCCGTTCCTCGGACTCCTTGACATCACACCCTACGGTCGTCGAGAGGGATGGGAGGAGGTTCCCGAGGGGTGGCCCGATCCGATCGATGCCGGAGCTCCGGTGGGTGGCCACGGCGCTCCGATCTCCTCGTGCTGGCGCACCACCGTCGACGGGGTGCCGGACTGGGGGCCGTCGAGCCGGCCGGTTCCACAGTGGACGAGAAAGGGCGCCACCGCGGCGACGACGCTCGGCCGAGAAGGCTCGTGTCACTGA
- a CDS encoding ribonuclease J, giving the protein MDKEAVRIVALGGLGEVGRNMTVFEYHGKLLIVDCGVLFPEEDQPGVDLILPDFSYLDDRLDDIIGLVLTHGHEDHIGAVPYLLRRKGDIPILGSQLTIALIEAKLKEHRIKPITRVVAEDDVDQLGPFDLEFVAVNHSIPDALAVFIRTGAGNILHTGDFKMDQLPLDGRITDLRAFARLGEEGVDLFMTDSTNAEVPGFTALEKDIGPVLENLFGTAERRIIVASFSSHVHRVQQVLNAATAHGRKVALVGRSMVRNMKIAEDLGYLNVPAGTLIDIKKVDDFPEDQIVLMCTGSQGEPMAALSRMANRNHRVDVGDGDTVILASSLIPGNENSVFKVINGLMKLGARVISKADAKIHVSGHASGGELLYCYNIVKPRGVMPVHGEWRHLLANGRHAEATGVDPNNIVLADDGWVVDLKDGRAEVVGAVDCNYVFVDGSSVGEITEADLKDRLVLSGEGFVTIFMAVNSQTKSLIAGPEIHARGVAESDDVFDTIIPKVQKAVEDALRDGTTDQYQLQQVVRRTIGRWVSSKLRRKPMIVPMVVIV; this is encoded by the coding sequence ATGGACAAAGAAGCCGTCCGCATCGTAGCGCTCGGCGGACTCGGCGAAGTCGGCCGCAATATGACCGTCTTCGAATACCACGGCAAACTCCTCATCGTCGATTGCGGTGTGCTCTTCCCCGAAGAGGACCAGCCCGGCGTCGACCTCATCCTCCCCGACTTCTCCTACCTGGATGACCGTCTCGATGACATCATCGGCCTCGTCCTCACCCACGGCCACGAAGACCACATCGGTGCCGTTCCCTACCTGCTGCGCCGCAAGGGCGACATCCCGATCCTCGGCTCGCAGCTGACGATCGCGCTCATCGAAGCCAAGCTCAAAGAGCACCGCATCAAGCCCATCACCCGCGTGGTGGCCGAAGACGACGTCGACCAGCTCGGTCCCTTCGACCTCGAGTTCGTTGCCGTCAACCACTCGATCCCCGACGCCCTGGCCGTGTTCATCCGCACCGGCGCCGGAAACATCCTGCACACCGGTGACTTCAAGATGGACCAGCTGCCGCTCGACGGCCGCATCACCGACCTGCGCGCCTTCGCTCGCCTCGGCGAAGAGGGTGTCGACCTGTTCATGACGGACTCGACGAACGCCGAGGTCCCCGGCTTCACCGCGCTGGAGAAGGACATCGGGCCCGTGCTCGAGAACCTCTTCGGCACCGCTGAGCGCCGCATCATCGTCGCCTCGTTCTCCTCCCACGTCCACCGTGTGCAGCAGGTGCTCAACGCCGCCACCGCCCACGGTCGCAAGGTGGCCCTCGTCGGCCGCTCCATGGTGCGCAATATGAAGATCGCCGAAGACCTCGGCTACCTCAACGTGCCTGCCGGAACCCTCATCGACATCAAGAAGGTCGACGACTTCCCCGAGGATCAGATCGTCCTGATGTGCACCGGCTCCCAGGGTGAGCCGATGGCGGCCCTGTCCCGGATGGCCAACCGCAACCACCGCGTCGACGTCGGCGACGGTGACACCGTCATCCTCGCCTCCTCGCTCATCCCCGGCAACGAGAACTCCGTGTTCAAGGTCATCAACGGCCTGATGAAGCTCGGTGCCCGTGTCATCTCGAAGGCCGATGCGAAGATCCATGTGTCCGGTCACGCCTCCGGCGGCGAGCTGCTCTACTGCTACAACATCGTCAAGCCCCGCGGCGTCATGCCCGTCCACGGGGAATGGCGCCACCTGCTGGCCAACGGCCGCCACGCCGAGGCGACCGGAGTCGACCCGAACAACATCGTCTTGGCCGACGACGGCTGGGTCGTCGACCTCAAGGACGGCCGCGCCGAGGTCGTCGGCGCCGTCGACTGCAACTACGTCTTCGTCGACGGTTCGTCGGTCGGTGAGATCACCGAGGCGGACCTCAAGGATCGCCTGGTTCTGTCCGGCGAGGGCTTCGTGACGATCTTCATGGCCGTGAACTCGCAGACGAAGTCGCTCATCGCCGGTCCCGAGATCCACGCCCGCGGTGTGGCCGAGTCCGATGACGTCTTCGACACGATCATCCCGAAGGTGCAGAAGGCCGTCGAAGATGCGCTGCGTGACGGAACGACCGATCAGTACCAGCTCCAGCAGGTGGTGCGCCGCACCATCGGCCGCTGGGTGTCGTCGAAGCTGCGCCGCAAGCCGATGATCGTCCCCATGGTCGTCATCGTCTGA